A region from the Planctomycetia bacterium genome encodes:
- a CDS encoding DNA ligase-associated DEXH box helicase — protein sequence MADLIEVTDAGLYCPRGDFHVDPWRRVPRAVITHAHADHARWGCDRYLCAAPGKTVLRTRLGAGAAIDALRYGESLSINGVRVSLHPAGHVLGSAQVRVEHGGVTWVVSGDYKLQPDPTCAPFEPVPCDVFVTESTFGLPVYRWPEPATVAAEIDAWWRANRDAGRTSVILAYALGKAQRLAALVDPTIGPIVGHGAVMKLVEAYRASGVRLPAIDRVPPRARRVGDGRALVIAPPSVLGGSWLRLFGETSVAVASGWMLLRGIRRRRGADRGFVVSDHADFPGLVAAVEASRARRVLVTHGFTDVFARVLRDRGLDATVLPTRFLGEAAPDDAAPEDATEEVPTADTEDSV from the coding sequence GTGGCCGATCTCATCGAGGTGACCGACGCGGGGCTGTACTGCCCACGGGGCGACTTTCACGTCGACCCGTGGCGCCGGGTGCCGCGCGCCGTAATCACCCACGCCCATGCCGACCATGCCCGCTGGGGCTGCGACCGCTACCTCTGCGCCGCGCCGGGCAAGACCGTGCTGCGCACCCGGCTCGGCGCCGGGGCCGCGATCGACGCCCTGCGCTACGGCGAGTCGCTGTCGATCAACGGCGTGCGCGTGTCGCTCCATCCGGCCGGGCACGTGCTCGGCTCGGCCCAGGTGCGGGTCGAGCATGGCGGTGTCACCTGGGTCGTGAGCGGTGACTACAAGCTCCAGCCCGATCCGACCTGCGCGCCCTTCGAGCCGGTGCCGTGCGACGTGTTCGTGACCGAGTCGACCTTCGGCCTGCCGGTCTACCGCTGGCCGGAGCCGGCCACGGTGGCCGCCGAGATCGACGCCTGGTGGCGGGCCAACCGGGATGCCGGGCGGACGAGCGTGATCCTCGCCTACGCGCTCGGCAAGGCGCAGCGACTGGCGGCGCTGGTCGATCCCACGATCGGGCCGATCGTCGGGCACGGCGCCGTGATGAAGCTTGTCGAGGCCTACCGGGCCTCGGGCGTGCGCCTGCCGGCGATCGACCGCGTGCCGCCGCGGGCCCGGCGCGTGGGGGACGGCCGAGCCCTCGTGATCGCGCCGCCGAGCGTGCTCGGCGGCTCCTGGCTGCGGCTGTTCGGCGAGACGAGCGTGGCCGTTGCCTCGGGCTGGATGCTGCTGCGCGGCATCCGCCGGCGGCGCGGCGCCGACCGGGGCTTCGTGGTCTCCGACCACGCCGACTTCCCGGGTCTCGTGGCGGCGGTGGAGGCCTCGCGGGCCCGGCGGGTGCTCGTCACGCACGGCTTCACCGACGTCTTCGCCCGGGTGCTACGCGACCGTGGCCTCGACGCCACGGTGCTGCCGACCCGGTTCTTGGGCGAAGCCGCCCCCGACGACGC
- the gppA-2 gene encoding exopolyphosphatase, which translates to MNQPTEDKQIYLLADLACRLAAIDIGSNSVRLLIAEALRGSAYRILDEERVPTRLGRAVSSQGRLDDESMEQTIAALRTFKEIAAGYQVTSLRTIATCAVRESRNGPEFCRRVREQVGLDVEVISGEREARLAFTSVQHAFDLGGKNVVVADIGGGSTEIVFATGNLVESIFSTPLGAVRLTEQFGLGEGAEGPDFLRGCERLEEEVATVLKKRTTRPLFAPHFLVGCGGTFTTLAELMMAMKREVDVPVAGYRVSQAEVRHLLDRLRKMPLRARRGLPGMTPDRADIIIAGLAIVDALMRRFRVNMLLIHTRGVRDGLVREMIDEAALGGAAADDPALREAAIERLAAACSGELEHGRTVAALAGRIYEQLAAPLDLPAADRLLLETAARLQDVGYVINYDQHHKHSYHLIRNSRLPGVRGHDLELIANVARYHRGALPKRKHENLSRLSPEEQQRVQRMAAILRLAGGLDRSRSQQVRDVAVRIDDGTVKVDVVADAEPLVDIWGAERRTELFEKVFGMPLAIRWATVARGGRGKNGRAAREAAPERPRRRTDPD; encoded by the coding sequence ATGAACCAGCCGACCGAAGACAAGCAGATCTACCTGCTCGCCGACCTGGCCTGCCGGCTGGCGGCCATCGACATCGGCTCGAACAGCGTCCGCCTGCTGATCGCCGAGGCCCTGCGCGGCTCCGCCTACCGGATCCTCGACGAGGAGCGGGTGCCGACGCGGCTCGGCCGCGCCGTATCTTCCCAGGGACGGCTCGACGACGAGTCGATGGAGCAGACGATCGCCGCCCTGCGGACCTTCAAGGAGATCGCGGCCGGCTACCAGGTGACGAGCCTGCGGACCATCGCCACCTGTGCCGTCCGCGAGTCGCGGAACGGACCCGAGTTCTGCCGGCGCGTCCGCGAGCAGGTCGGCCTCGATGTCGAGGTGATCTCCGGCGAGCGCGAGGCCCGTCTGGCGTTCACCAGCGTCCAGCACGCCTTCGATCTGGGTGGAAAGAACGTGGTCGTGGCCGACATCGGCGGCGGCAGCACCGAGATCGTGTTCGCCACCGGCAACCTCGTCGAATCGATCTTCTCCACGCCCCTCGGCGCCGTCCGGCTCACGGAGCAGTTCGGTCTCGGCGAGGGGGCCGAGGGCCCGGACTTCCTGCGCGGCTGCGAGCGGCTGGAGGAGGAGGTCGCGACCGTGCTCAAGAAGCGGACGACGCGGCCGCTGTTCGCCCCCCACTTCCTCGTCGGCTGCGGGGGCACGTTCACGACGCTCGCCGAACTGATGATGGCGATGAAGCGCGAGGTGGACGTGCCGGTGGCGGGCTATCGCGTGTCACAGGCGGAGGTCCGCCACCTGCTCGATCGGCTGCGCAAGATGCCGCTGCGCGCCCGCCGCGGCCTGCCGGGCATGACGCCCGACCGGGCCGACATCATCATCGCCGGCCTGGCGATCGTCGACGCGCTGATGCGCCGGTTCCGCGTCAACATGCTCCTCATCCACACCCGCGGTGTCCGTGACGGCCTCGTCCGGGAGATGATCGACGAGGCGGCCCTGGGGGGCGCAGCGGCCGACGATCCGGCCCTGCGCGAGGCGGCGATCGAGCGGCTGGCCGCCGCCTGTTCCGGTGAACTCGAACATGGCCGCACGGTGGCGGCGCTGGCGGGACGGATCTACGAGCAGCTCGCGGCGCCGCTCGACCTGCCGGCGGCCGATCGGCTGCTGCTCGAGACCGCGGCCCGGCTCCAGGACGTGGGCTACGTCATCAATTACGACCAGCACCACAAGCACAGCTACCACCTGATCCGCAACAGCCGGCTGCCGGGCGTCCGCGGCCACGACCTGGAACTGATCGCCAACGTCGCCCGCTACCACCGCGGCGCGCTCCCCAAGCGGAAGCACGAGAATCTCTCCCGGCTCTCCCCTGAGGAGCAGCAGCGGGTGCAGCGGATGGCGGCCATTCTGCGGCTCGCCGGAGGGCTCGACCGGAGCCGCTCGCAGCAGGTCCGTGACGTGGCGGTGCGGATCGACGACGGCACGGTGAAGGTCGACGTGGTGGCCGACGCCGAGCCGCTCGTCGACATCTGGGGCGCGGAGCGGCGCACGGAACTCTTCGAGAAGGTCTTCGGGATGCCGCTGGCCATCCGCTGGGCGACGGTGGCCCGCGGCGGCAGGGGGAAGAACGGCCGTGCCGCCCGGGAGGCTGCGCCGGAACGGCCGCGGCGTCGGACTGATCCGGACTGA
- the ribF gene encoding riboflavin biosynthesis protein, translating to MDCMPPLPPPAVHARTSRWQPGSEAAIAVGNFDGVHVGHATIARRLRAAADRRGVPALALTFDPHPAAIVRPAAAPVPLTTPARRAALLLDLGLDAVLVQPADRGLLALDAEAFYAQILRGGLRAVALVEGADFRFGAGRSGDVGRLARWAAADGVELEVVPPVVVGGTAVSSSRIRGLVTAGEIAAANVLLTAPLRLSGMVVSGARRGAGLGFPTANLAELATLVPGPGVYAARAGVAGGPAWPAAVHVGPNASFGETALSVEAHLIGFTGDLYGLRLDVDFLERVRDTRRFDSIEALKTQMRADVAAAARIAEAGGAAPAGNDHAT from the coding sequence ATGGACTGCATGCCGCCGCTCCCTCCGCCCGCCGTCCACGCCCGCACATCGCGCTGGCAGCCAGGGTCCGAGGCCGCGATCGCCGTTGGCAACTTCGACGGCGTGCATGTCGGCCATGCCACGATTGCCCGCCGGTTGCGGGCCGCCGCCGACCGGCGCGGCGTGCCGGCGCTGGCCCTGACCTTCGACCCGCACCCCGCCGCCATCGTCCGCCCGGCGGCGGCGCCCGTGCCGCTGACGACGCCCGCCCGGCGGGCTGCGCTGCTGCTCGACCTCGGGCTCGACGCCGTGCTCGTGCAGCCCGCCGATCGCGGCCTCCTCGCACTGGATGCCGAGGCGTTCTATGCGCAGATCCTCCGCGGCGGGCTGCGGGCCGTCGCGCTCGTCGAAGGGGCCGACTTTCGCTTCGGCGCCGGACGTTCCGGAGACGTCGGCCGGCTGGCCCGCTGGGCGGCCGCCGACGGTGTGGAACTGGAGGTGGTGCCCCCCGTGGTCGTGGGCGGCACGGCCGTGTCGAGCTCGCGGATTCGGGGGCTGGTGACGGCGGGGGAGATCGCGGCGGCGAACGTGCTCCTCACCGCACCGCTGCGGCTGTCGGGGATGGTCGTGAGCGGCGCCCGGCGCGGTGCCGGGCTCGGCTTTCCCACCGCCAACCTCGCGGAACTCGCCACGCTCGTGCCCGGCCCGGGCGTGTACGCGGCGCGGGCCGGCGTGGCCGGCGGGCCTGCCTGGCCGGCGGCGGTGCACGTCGGTCCCAATGCGTCGTTCGGCGAGACCGCTCTCTCGGTGGAGGCGCACCTCATCGGGTTCACGGGCGATCTGTATGGTCTCCGGCTCGACGTTGACTTCCTCGAACGGGTGCGCGACACTCGACGGTTCGATTCCATCGAGGCCCTGAAGACTCAGATGCGGGCCGACGTCGCCGCCGCCGCGCGGATCGCGGAGGCCGGCGGCGCGGCACCGGCAGGAAATGACCATGCGACTTGA